One window of the Anomaloglossus baeobatrachus isolate aAnoBae1 chromosome 12, aAnoBae1.hap1, whole genome shotgun sequence genome contains the following:
- the LOC142257666 gene encoding olfactory receptor 6F1-like, translating into MNFQNNSHGKELLLLGFSEVPDLQLSLFVVFLLTYFLTVLGNLIIILIICLSQELHNPMYFFISNLSFLDISYSSVTQPQLLFILAAGPRKISFAACITQLYIFMSLACTEFVSLTAMSYDRYVAICKPLHYPILMNKKVCLLLATASWVVGFLDPLAHTVVISQLPICRPRVINHFFCDLSVLLNLSCVDKLFIEIMTYVVGSVVALPAFLLTLISYIFIISNILKITSSAGRHKAFSTCASHLTVVILYYGSVLIMHMRPSSQYLLAQDKPLSVLYTAIIPMLNPLIYSLRNKDVKKALFKLTTVNLYKS; encoded by the coding sequence ATGAACTTTCAAAATAACAGCCATGGAAAAGAGTTGCTTCTTCTTGGGTTTTCAGAAGTTCCTGACCTTCAGTTGTCACTTTTTGTTGTCTTCCTTCTCACATATTTTCTCACTGTTTTAGGAAACCTTATTATAATTCTTATCATCTGTCTTAGCCAAGAACTGCACAACCCCATGTACTTTTTTATCAGTAATTTATCGTTTCTTGATATATCCTACTCTTCTGTTACTCAGCCGCAGCTTCTCTTCATTCTCGCAGCAGGTCCAAGAAAGATCTCATTTGCGGCTTGCATCACCCAACTCTATATTTTTATGTCGTTGGCTTGCACTGAATTTGTCTCTTTGACGGCCATGTCTTATGATCGGTATGTGGCCATTTGCAAGCCATTGCATTATCCAATTTTAATGAACAAGAAGGTATGTTTACTCCTGGCAACTGCCTCTTGGGTGGTGGGATTTTTGGATCCATTGGCACATACGGTGGTCATATCACAACTACCTATATGTAGGCCCCGTGTCATcaatcattttttctgtgacttgtCAGTGTTATTAAATCTATCCTGCGTTGATAAGCTGTTCATTGAAATTATGACTTATGTTGTTGGCTCGGTGGTAGCCCTCCCAGCCTTTTTGCTTACATTGATTTCATACATTTTCATCATATCAAATATCCTTAAAATTACTTCTTCAGCTGGAAGGCATAAGGCCTTCTCTACTTGTGCATCACACTTAACTGTTGTAATTCTGTATTATGGATCTGTACTAATCATGCACATGAGACCTTCATCTCAGTATTTGCTTGCTCAAGACAAACCCTTGTCTGTGCTATACACCGCCATCATCCCTATGCTAAACCCTCTCATTTATAGTCTAAGGAACAAAGATGTAAAAAAAGCGCTGTTCAAACTGACAACTGTCAATTTATATAAGTCATAA
- the LOC142257667 gene encoding olfactory receptor 6F1-like: MNFQNNSHGKALLLLGFSEVPDLQLSLFVVFLLIYIVTVLGNLIIILIICLSQELHNPMYFLISNLSFLDISYSSVTQPQLLSILAAGPSKISFAACITQLYVFMSLACTEFVSLTAMSYDRYVAICKPLHYPILMNKKVCLLLATASWVVGFLDPLAHTVVISQLPLCRPRVINHFFCDLSELLNLSCVDKLFIEIMSYVFGSVVGLPAFLLTLISYIFIISNILKITSSAGRHKAFSTCASHLTVVILYYGSVLIMHMRPSSQHLLAQDKPLSVLYTAIIPMLNPLIYSLRNKDVKKALFKLTTVNLYKS, from the coding sequence ATGAATTTTCAAAATAACAGTCATGGCAAAGCATTGCTTCTTCTTGGGTTTTCAGAAGTTCCTGACCTCCAGTTGTCACTTTTTGTTGTCTTCCTCCTTATATATATTGTGACTGTTTTAGGAAACCTTATTATAATTCTTATCATCTGTCTTAGTCAGGAACTGCACAACCCCATGTACTTTCTTATCAGTAATTTATCATTTCTTGATATATCCTACTCTTCTGTTACTCAGCCGCAGCTTCTCTCCATTCTCGCAGCAGGTCCAAGCAAGATCTCATTTGCGGCTTGCATCACCCAACTCTATGTTTTTATGTCGTTGGCTTGCACTGAATTTGTCTCTTTGACGGCCATGTCTTATGATCGGTATGTGGCCATTTGCAAGCCATTGCATTATCCAATTTTAATGAACAAGAAGGTATGTTTACTCCTGGCAACTGCCTCCTGGGTGGTGGGATTTTTGGATCCATTGGCACATACTGTGGTCATATCACAACTACCTTTATGTAGGCCCCGTGTAATCAATCATTTTTTTTGTGACTTGTCAGAGTTATTAAATCTATCCTGCGTTGATAAGCTGTTCATTGAAATCATGTCTTATGTTTTTGGCTCAGTGGTAGGCCTTCCAGCTTTTTTGCTTACATTGATTTCATACATTTTCATCATATCAAATATCCTTAAAATTACTTCTTCAGCTGGAAGGCATAAGGCATTCTCTACTTGTGCATCACACTTAACTGTTGTAATTCTGTATTATGGATCTGTACTAATCATGCACATGAGACCTTCATCCCAGCATTTGCTTGCCCAAGACAAACCCTTGTCTGTGCTATACACCGCCATCATCCCTATGCTAAACCCTCTCATATATAGTCTAAGGAACAAAGATGTAAAAAAAGCGCTGTTCAAACTGACAACTGTCAATTTATATAAGTCATAA